One segment of Chthoniobacterales bacterium DNA contains the following:
- the lnt gene encoding apolipoprotein N-acyltransferase codes for MARFGKLLRVCWPWIAAIVSGLLYAGCFAPFNYDWLCWIALTPLLAAVWFSGADLKRRWARDLLLGFVAGVSFFWTVFSWLQTVTVPGWLMVGAYMSLYVALWSWLCGLLRPRLRKARPPKAPEGVDAVTRRLNEKYAAEHGLKTFGPEEPIAPLDSPARRSPWLSSFNNLRLALFLAAAWVAQEWLRGVIFSGWGWNTLGHALHAQLVLIQVAEFTGVAGLSFLVAFTNVILLATVRRFILETQVKPMRPHFDLTLTMAGLVGVMGFGLHALNIRPETRALSVALVQPNVPRDEKFTVEFENKIFDGFRRLSLPVLEAGTRPDLLVWPESSMPDAVLFENTSNRFVMDFAAAAKTDLMLGTLDYDPPLAYNAALLVSDGGAKRQVYRKVHLVPFGEYVPGRNTIPLLARVVGDQVPYDFAFGKEYTVFHLSGDKAKIAPLICFEDTIGDLTRQFVLGGANLLVNVTNDGWFLRSAGSRQHLANAVFRCVETRLPMVRAANTGVTCFVNEFGSVTQMLTDESGSQFTEGTLAGQVAIPVNASPTFYVRYGEWFDHVCLGITALAVAFLIVRRFTRRVSVGDGQPSGR; via the coding sequence GTGGCGCGCTTCGGTAAACTCCTGCGGGTTTGCTGGCCCTGGATCGCTGCGATCGTCAGCGGGCTCCTTTATGCCGGCTGTTTCGCGCCTTTCAATTACGACTGGCTTTGCTGGATCGCGCTCACCCCGCTCCTCGCCGCGGTCTGGTTTTCCGGGGCGGACTTGAAACGCCGCTGGGCTCGCGATCTTCTCCTTGGCTTCGTCGCCGGGGTTTCTTTTTTTTGGACCGTTTTTTCCTGGCTGCAGACTGTGACTGTTCCCGGCTGGCTGATGGTCGGCGCTTACATGTCGCTTTACGTGGCGCTTTGGAGCTGGCTCTGCGGCTTGCTCCGGCCGCGATTGCGAAAGGCTCGGCCCCCGAAAGCGCCCGAAGGCGTGGACGCGGTCACCCGCCGGCTCAACGAAAAATACGCGGCCGAACACGGCTTGAAGACTTTCGGGCCAGAAGAACCGATCGCGCCCCTGGATTCTCCCGCCCGGCGCTCTCCGTGGCTTAGCTCTTTCAACAATCTCCGGCTCGCCCTTTTTCTCGCCGCGGCCTGGGTCGCGCAGGAATGGCTCCGCGGCGTGATCTTCTCCGGCTGGGGTTGGAACACGCTCGGCCACGCTTTGCACGCGCAGCTTGTCCTGATTCAAGTGGCCGAATTCACCGGAGTGGCCGGGCTATCCTTCCTGGTCGCGTTCACGAACGTGATCCTGCTCGCAACGGTCCGGCGCTTCATTTTGGAGACGCAGGTCAAACCGATGCGGCCGCATTTCGATCTCACCCTGACCATGGCGGGCCTGGTCGGCGTCATGGGGTTCGGCCTTCACGCCCTCAATATCCGGCCCGAAACCAGGGCGCTGAGCGTCGCTCTCGTCCAGCCCAACGTTCCCCGCGACGAAAAATTCACGGTCGAATTTGAAAATAAAATCTTCGATGGATTCCGCCGGCTCAGCCTGCCGGTGCTCGAAGCCGGGACGCGCCCCGATCTCCTGGTCTGGCCGGAAAGCTCAATGCCGGACGCGGTCCTGTTCGAAAATACCAGCAACCGGTTCGTGATGGATTTCGCCGCTGCCGCGAAGACCGATCTCATGCTGGGCACGCTCGATTACGATCCCCCGCTCGCCTACAACGCCGCGCTGCTGGTTTCCGACGGCGGCGCGAAACGACAGGTCTATCGCAAGGTCCACCTCGTGCCGTTTGGCGAATATGTTCCGGGTCGAAACACGATTCCGTTGCTCGCCCGCGTGGTCGGCGACCAGGTTCCCTACGATTTCGCTTTCGGAAAGGAATACACCGTTTTCCACCTGAGCGGCGACAAGGCGAAAATCGCGCCGCTCATTTGTTTTGAAGACACGATCGGCGATCTGACCCGGCAGTTTGTCCTCGGCGGCGCGAACCTCCTCGTCAACGTCACGAACGACGGCTGGTTTCTTCGTTCCGCCGGCTCACGCCAGCATTTGGCAAACGCGGTCTTTCGTTGCGTGGAAACGCGCCTGCCGATGGTCCGCGCCGCGAACACCGGGGTCACCTGTTTCGTGAACGAGTTCGGGAGCGTTACCCAAATGCTTACGGACGAATCCGGCAGCCAGTTCACTGAAGGCACGCTCGCCGGCCAGGTAGCTATTCCGGTAAACGCTTCGCCAACCTTCTACGTCCGCTACGGCGAGTGGTTCGACCATGTCTGTTTGGGCATAACCGCGTTAGCGGTCGCATTTCTCATAGTGCGGCGCTTCACGCGGAGAGTGTCCGTTGGAGACGGCCAGCCATCAGGCCGTTGA
- a CDS encoding phospho-sugar mutase encodes MPGTPENLEPILEAAVKSGALRDSAAANIRGLLAASNSSLYLAAVSELARANQWDELNDRFFRTLAFGTGGLRGRTIGKIVTKAERGNAEQNEPPEFPCVGTNAMNFYNVSRATQGLVAYLHAWRARKKIAGRPLLVIACDTRHYSRAFSELAAKTAAENGCDAAIFEGPRSTPELSFAVRHLSASAGIVITASHNPPHDNGFKAYFDDGAQVIEPHANAIIEKVSSIPGETYTPRPARERGKVKILGREIDAAYGKRVESLILNKKLIGAAKSLRIVFTPLHGTGGVIIKPMLKRLGFNSSVVKEQDTFDGNFPTVASPNPENAAALQLGVDLAEKKKADLVVATDPDCDRVGVAVRAKDGTMQLLSGNQIGSLLAYYRIKTLFELGILNRENASRAVIIKTFVTTDLQKAIAQHYGLRCVETLTGFKYIGAKLGKYERELLAALGRDVALRRSIKDSLSGSADRAAHLPYREMPEKETRRLRLELASYYVFGGEESYGYSGGDFVRDKDGNGAAIMFCEVAAYAKSRGITVAGLLDEIFSEFGYFNEYTGSLTFEGADGAETIQRLLASYVSKPPYEMLGAKLIQVKNFETDTYRDIEGDEIPKEKMLTYEFGDHTRIAVRASGTEPKIKYYIFAQRRPKGAKFTAAELAAMKTEVGEHLKRVWDWLREDAAARTAS; translated from the coding sequence ATGCCGGGCACACCCGAAAATCTGGAACCGATCCTGGAGGCAGCGGTCAAATCCGGCGCCCTGCGTGATTCGGCGGCTGCCAACATTCGCGGCCTGCTCGCCGCCTCGAATTCTTCCCTTTATCTCGCCGCAGTTTCGGAACTCGCCCGGGCCAATCAGTGGGACGAACTAAACGATCGCTTCTTCCGAACGCTCGCCTTTGGAACTGGGGGCCTGCGCGGCCGGACCATCGGCAAGATCGTGACCAAGGCAGAACGGGGCAACGCGGAACAGAACGAGCCCCCGGAATTTCCCTGTGTCGGAACCAACGCGATGAATTTCTACAATGTCAGCCGCGCGACTCAGGGGCTCGTGGCTTACCTTCACGCGTGGCGTGCCCGAAAAAAAATCGCTGGCCGGCCCCTGCTCGTGATTGCGTGCGACACCCGGCATTACTCCCGCGCATTTTCAGAGCTGGCGGCGAAAACCGCGGCGGAGAATGGTTGCGATGCCGCGATCTTCGAGGGTCCGCGCTCGACCCCGGAGCTGTCGTTTGCGGTGAGGCATCTGAGCGCGAGCGCCGGCATCGTCATCACGGCCAGCCACAACCCGCCGCATGATAATGGCTTCAAGGCGTATTTCGATGACGGAGCGCAAGTGATCGAGCCACATGCCAACGCCATCATTGAAAAAGTCTCTTCGATCCCGGGGGAAACGTACACCCCCCGCCCGGCCCGCGAGCGCGGGAAAGTCAAAATCCTTGGTCGGGAAATCGACGCGGCCTACGGGAAACGGGTCGAGAGCCTCATCCTGAACAAGAAATTGATCGGCGCCGCGAAATCGTTACGGATCGTCTTCACCCCACTGCACGGCACGGGCGGAGTGATCATCAAGCCGATGCTCAAGCGCCTCGGTTTCAATTCGTCGGTTGTTAAAGAGCAGGACACGTTTGACGGAAATTTTCCGACCGTCGCGTCACCCAATCCGGAGAACGCGGCCGCGCTCCAGCTCGGCGTGGACCTGGCGGAAAAGAAGAAGGCGGACCTGGTGGTGGCCACGGATCCCGATTGCGATCGGGTGGGAGTCGCCGTGCGCGCGAAAGATGGGACGATGCAACTTCTTTCCGGCAACCAGATCGGATCGCTCCTGGCCTATTACCGGATCAAAACCCTGTTTGAGCTCGGCATTCTAAATAGGGAGAACGCGTCGCGCGCCGTGATTATCAAGACATTCGTGACTACAGACCTGCAAAAGGCGATCGCCCAGCATTACGGCTTGCGATGTGTCGAAACTCTGACCGGGTTCAAGTACATCGGCGCGAAACTCGGCAAGTACGAGCGCGAGTTGCTGGCGGCGCTTGGTAGGGACGTCGCGCTGCGGCGGTCAATAAAAGATTCCTTATCTGGGTCGGCGGACCGCGCAGCACACCTTCCCTACCGGGAGATGCCAGAGAAGGAAACCCGGCGCCTCCGGCTCGAGCTCGCTTCGTATTATGTCTTCGGCGGCGAGGAGAGCTACGGCTACAGCGGCGGGGATTTTGTCCGGGACAAGGATGGAAATGGCGCGGCGATCATGTTCTGTGAGGTCGCCGCCTACGCCAAATCGCGCGGGATCACGGTCGCAGGTTTGCTGGACGAGATCTTTTCGGAATTCGGCTACTTCAACGAATACACGGGCTCCCTCACCTTCGAAGGCGCAGACGGCGCCGAGACCATCCAGCGGCTCCTGGCGTCGTATGTGTCGAAGCCACCGTATGAAATGCTCGGCGCGAAACTTATCCAGGTAAAAAACTTCGAAACCGATACCTATCGCGACATCGAAGGGGATGAAATTCCGAAGGAAAAAATGCTCACCTACGAGTTTGGAGATCACACCCGGATCGCCGTGCGGGCATCCGGGACTGAGCCGAAGATCAAATATTATATCTTTGCCCAGCGCCGTCCGAAGGGTGCGAAATTCACCGCGGCGGAGCTGGCGGCCATGAAAACGGAAGTGGGCGAACACCTCAAACGGGTATGGGACTGGCTGCGGGAAGACGCTGCCGCGCGGACGGCGTCATAA
- a CDS encoding NfeD family protein, whose translation MSDWWNALLIEKQIFYAIGLFSLAVLLLQILLTLVGVGHHDADFSGHGDHDTGMGLLTVRTVTAFFVGFGWGGVFMLNRGYSMVAAIAVGAATGAVFLLTTAFLIRNLLRLQSSGGNIDYNNAIGAVGTVYVTIPGAEAGGGQVELNIQGRLMTVGAYTKAASALRPNSKVKVVGLIGGSTLLVEPLTNSPNA comes from the coding sequence ATGAGCGATTGGTGGAACGCGCTTCTTATCGAGAAGCAAATTTTCTACGCGATCGGCCTTTTCTCCCTGGCAGTCCTGCTTCTTCAAATCCTTCTCACCCTGGTTGGCGTCGGCCACCACGATGCGGATTTCTCCGGACACGGCGATCACGATACGGGAATGGGTTTGCTCACGGTGCGAACCGTTACCGCATTTTTCGTCGGGTTCGGATGGGGTGGGGTTTTCATGCTCAATCGCGGCTATTCGATGGTGGCAGCGATTGCGGTAGGCGCGGCCACCGGCGCGGTTTTTCTTTTAACGACCGCGTTCCTCATTCGCAATCTGCTCCGGCTCCAAAGCAGTGGAGGCAATATCGATTACAACAACGCCATCGGAGCGGTTGGAACGGTTTACGTCACGATCCCCGGCGCGGAAGCGGGCGGAGGCCAGGTTGAGCTAAACATTCAAGGCCGCCTTATGACGGTGGGCGCCTACACCAAAGCCGCTTCCGCTCTTCGGCCAAACAGCAAAGTAAAAGTGGTCGGCTTGATTGGCGGAAGCACTCTGCTGGTCGAACCCCTGACGAATTCACCCAATGCCTGA
- a CDS encoding SPFH domain-containing protein has translation MPDPNNPASHMDILVLAGAAFVIIFGTLIAFASRYKKCPSDRILVVYGKVSSGRSAHCLHGGAAFIWPIIQDYQFLDLTPMPIEINLQGALSKQNIRVNTPSTFTVGVATEPGVMENAAERLLGLELQELKELAKDIIFGQMRVVIATMNIEEINSDRDKLIANIAEGVEVELKKVGLRLINVNIQDVTDASGYIDALGQEAASKAINEARVKVAEADRNGQIGASEAQRDQRIRVATANAEATKGENLALVDIANSNAARRSNEAEAERIASAAEKVAHARALQEAYTSEQKAETQRAERDKATQYANIVVPAEISRDRVIVEAEAQAEQTRRLRKGEADGQRATKQAEADGLLFVKKAEAEGLKARLLAEADGTESILTKKAAGFRDLIDTCGGAAGAQNMLITEQLPNIVREQVNAISNLKIDKVTVWDGGRNADGKTGTADFLSGIISALPPLHELARNAGLDLPTYLGHLQREAEKSPAPMKSAAPSDAGTSKVKPETPDPQKPKP, from the coding sequence ATGCCTGATCCCAACAACCCTGCTTCGCATATGGACATCCTTGTTCTCGCCGGTGCCGCGTTCGTCATCATTTTCGGCACGCTGATCGCGTTCGCCTCTCGCTACAAAAAATGTCCCTCGGATCGCATCCTCGTCGTTTACGGAAAAGTGAGCAGCGGACGGTCGGCCCACTGTCTGCATGGCGGGGCGGCCTTCATCTGGCCTATCATTCAGGATTACCAGTTCCTCGATCTCACCCCGATGCCGATCGAGATCAATCTCCAGGGCGCGCTTTCGAAGCAGAACATTCGTGTAAACACGCCCTCTACTTTCACGGTAGGCGTAGCGACCGAGCCGGGGGTGATGGAAAACGCCGCCGAGCGTTTGCTTGGTCTCGAGCTGCAGGAGCTCAAGGAACTCGCGAAAGACATCATCTTCGGTCAGATGCGGGTGGTCATCGCCACGATGAACATCGAGGAGATCAATTCCGATCGCGACAAGCTCATCGCCAATATCGCGGAGGGCGTCGAAGTCGAGCTGAAGAAAGTCGGGTTGCGGTTGATTAACGTTAACATCCAGGACGTCACCGACGCATCAGGTTACATCGATGCCCTTGGGCAGGAAGCCGCCTCAAAAGCGATTAACGAAGCGCGGGTCAAAGTCGCCGAAGCCGATCGGAACGGACAGATCGGCGCCTCCGAAGCACAACGCGACCAGCGCATTCGTGTGGCGACCGCGAACGCGGAAGCAACCAAGGGTGAAAACCTGGCCCTGGTTGATATCGCCAATTCCAATGCGGCCCGGCGGAGCAACGAAGCCGAAGCGGAACGCATCGCGAGCGCCGCGGAGAAAGTTGCGCACGCGCGGGCTCTCCAGGAAGCGTACACGTCCGAGCAGAAGGCAGAAACGCAGCGGGCCGAGCGCGACAAGGCCACCCAATACGCGAACATCGTTGTGCCCGCCGAAATCTCGCGCGACCGCGTTATCGTGGAAGCCGAAGCACAGGCCGAGCAAACCCGCCGGCTTCGTAAAGGCGAAGCCGATGGTCAACGCGCCACGAAACAGGCGGAAGCGGACGGGTTGCTCTTTGTTAAGAAAGCGGAAGCGGAGGGTCTGAAGGCACGTCTGCTGGCCGAAGCCGATGGCACGGAGTCCATTTTGACCAAGAAAGCCGCTGGTTTCCGCGATCTGATCGACACCTGCGGAGGCGCTGCCGGCGCCCAGAACATGCTCATCACCGAGCAACTGCCGAACATTGTCCGGGAACAGGTCAACGCCATTTCCAATTTGAAGATCGACAAGGTCACGGTTTGGGACGGCGGCAGGAACGCCGACGGCAAGACCGGCACCGCCGATTTTCTTTCCGGGATAATCAGCGCGCTCCCACCTCTGCATGAGTTGGCGCGCAACGCGGGGCTTGATCTGCCGACTTACCTCGGCCACCTCCAGCGCGAAGCCGAAAAATCACCGGCGCCGATGAAGTCGGCCGCACCGAGTGACGCGGGGACGTCTAAAGTGAAACCGGAAACCCCGGACCCGCAAAAGCCGAAGCCTTGA
- the sucC gene encoding ADP-forming succinate--CoA ligase subunit beta, producing MNIHEYQAKELLQKFGVATPPGKAAGSPAEAERAAKDLGGGELVVKAQIHAGGRGKGTFTNGFKGGVHLCNSAEEARDLAWKMLGQTLVTHQTGPSGKVVNTVLVAKSVNIAREIYFAILLDRATAAPLIVASTEGGVEIEAVAEKSPEKIIREPVNPLAGFQPFQARKLARQLGFESSQIKAAAQLFDGLYRTFIGLDCSMVEVNPLVVTDKGEVVALDAKFNFDDNALYRHPEVAALRDISEEDPREVEASKHDLNYIGLDGNIACLVNGAGLAMATMDIIKVYGGSPANFLDVGGSATEEQVTEAFKILVGDKRVEAILVNIFGGIAKCDVIAQGILAAAKTVGLSVPLVVRLEGTNVEKGKQLLKESGLALITADDLADAAEKAVGAAKARNKS from the coding sequence ATGAACATTCACGAGTACCAAGCCAAGGAACTTCTCCAAAAATTCGGGGTGGCCACGCCTCCCGGCAAAGCGGCTGGCAGTCCGGCCGAAGCCGAGCGCGCCGCGAAAGACCTGGGCGGCGGAGAGCTTGTGGTGAAGGCGCAGATTCACGCCGGCGGCCGCGGGAAGGGAACCTTCACGAATGGCTTTAAAGGTGGCGTTCACCTGTGCAACTCGGCCGAAGAAGCGCGCGACCTTGCCTGGAAAATGTTGGGGCAAACGCTTGTTACCCACCAGACCGGTCCGAGCGGCAAAGTCGTGAACACGGTGCTGGTCGCGAAGTCGGTTAACATCGCGCGCGAGATCTATTTTGCGATTCTCCTCGATCGCGCGACAGCTGCGCCTTTGATCGTTGCGAGCACTGAAGGTGGTGTCGAGATCGAGGCCGTGGCTGAGAAGTCTCCCGAGAAAATCATTCGCGAGCCGGTAAATCCGCTGGCTGGTTTTCAGCCTTTCCAGGCGCGAAAGCTCGCGCGCCAGCTGGGCTTCGAGTCGTCACAAATCAAGGCGGCTGCGCAATTGTTCGACGGTTTGTATCGCACGTTCATCGGGCTCGATTGCTCGATGGTGGAAGTGAATCCGCTGGTGGTGACCGACAAAGGCGAAGTGGTCGCGCTCGATGCGAAGTTCAACTTCGACGACAACGCGCTTTACCGGCACCCGGAAGTCGCGGCCTTGCGCGACATCAGCGAAGAAGATCCGCGCGAGGTGGAAGCGTCGAAGCACGATCTCAATTACATCGGCTTGGACGGCAACATCGCCTGCCTCGTGAACGGCGCTGGTCTCGCGATGGCGACGATGGACATCATCAAGGTCTACGGTGGCAGCCCGGCCAACTTTCTCGATGTGGGCGGCAGCGCGACGGAAGAGCAGGTTACTGAAGCGTTCAAGATTCTCGTCGGCGACAAACGGGTCGAGGCGATCCTGGTGAACATTTTCGGCGGCATCGCGAAATGCGACGTGATCGCCCAGGGCATTCTCGCGGCAGCAAAGACCGTGGGACTCAGCGTTCCGCTAGTCGTGAGGCTTGAAGGAACGAACGTTGAAAAAGGCAAACAGTTGCTGAAGGAAAGCGGACTGGCGCTGATCACGGCCGATGATCTCGCCGACGCAGCGGAAAAAGCCGTTGGAGCCGCGAAAGCCAGAAACAAATCATGA
- a CDS encoding VOC family protein — protein MKATNIAFTGIPVTDMKRARAFYEGALGLKLAGEFAEGIWVEYELGDDTIALGSVGDQWKPSPDGTSVAIEVEDFEGAIKDLKAANVTFAAEGIDSPVCRMAVVQDPDGNKIIIHKLKSS, from the coding sequence ATGAAAGCTACTAATATAGCGTTCACCGGCATTCCGGTGACGGACATGAAACGGGCGCGCGCTTTTTACGAAGGCGCGCTTGGACTGAAACTCGCAGGGGAGTTCGCAGAAGGCATCTGGGTCGAGTATGAACTTGGGGACGATACCATCGCCCTAGGGAGCGTGGGCGATCAATGGAAACCGTCGCCGGACGGAACCAGCGTCGCGATTGAAGTGGAGGACTTCGAGGGCGCGATCAAGGATCTCAAGGCGGCTAACGTGACGTTCGCGGCGGAAGGAATCGACAGCCCGGTCTGCCGCATGGCCGTTGTTCAGGATCCCGATGGAAACAAAATCATCATTCACAAACTAAAATCGTCATGA
- a CDS encoding VOC family protein has protein sequence MIKEVAFVAIAVTDAERARKFYQETLELKPTTSAMEGAWVEYDLGATTIGVGCHPAWQPSREGTTVAFEVDDIDATIAKLKERGVAFDMEKMETPVCFMAQFRDPDGNKLVVHKRKST, from the coding sequence ATGATCAAGGAAGTCGCATTTGTTGCCATCGCCGTGACCGACGCCGAGCGGGCGCGGAAATTTTACCAGGAAACCCTGGAGCTGAAACCGACCACCAGCGCAATGGAAGGCGCTTGGGTTGAATACGATCTTGGTGCGACAACGATCGGGGTAGGATGTCACCCGGCCTGGCAACCTTCGCGCGAGGGGACCACGGTCGCGTTCGAAGTGGACGATATCGATGCAACGATCGCGAAGCTGAAAGAGCGAGGGGTCGCGTTCGACATGGAGAAAATGGAGACGCCTGTCTGTTTCATGGCGCAGTTCCGCGATCCCGATGGGAACAAACTGGTAGTGCACAAACGCAAGAGCACCTGA
- the sucD gene encoding succinate--CoA ligase subunit alpha, with protein sequence MAVLVDKNTRLVVQGITGSAGGFHARQCMEYGTNVVAGVTPGKGGQKFDDKVPVFDTVSEARRETGCNVSVIFVPAAGAADGILEAVDAGIELVICITEGIPVMDMMRVKAQMAGKKSRLIGPNCPGIITPGACKIGIMPGYIHKPGKVGVISRSGTLTYEAVWQLTSRGYGQSTCIGIGGDPINGMSHRDAVQLFAEDPDTEALIVIGEIGGSGEEEAAEWIKENYRKPVAAFIAGATAPPGRRMGHAGAIVSGGKGTAAGKIEALKAAGIAIAETPATMADTLIARMKSRG encoded by the coding sequence ATGGCCGTTCTCGTCGATAAAAACACCCGACTCGTTGTCCAGGGGATCACCGGAAGTGCTGGCGGTTTCCACGCGCGGCAATGCATGGAGTACGGCACGAACGTGGTCGCGGGGGTGACCCCGGGAAAAGGGGGGCAAAAATTCGACGATAAGGTGCCGGTGTTCGACACGGTCTCGGAAGCGCGCCGGGAGACGGGCTGCAATGTTTCAGTGATTTTCGTCCCGGCGGCCGGAGCAGCGGATGGAATCCTGGAAGCGGTCGACGCAGGAATCGAGCTGGTGATCTGCATCACGGAAGGAATTCCAGTGATGGACATGATGCGGGTGAAGGCCCAGATGGCTGGCAAGAAGAGCCGACTGATCGGGCCAAATTGCCCGGGGATCATCACTCCCGGCGCCTGCAAAATCGGGATCATGCCGGGCTACATTCATAAGCCGGGAAAGGTCGGCGTAATTTCGCGCTCCGGGACGTTGACCTACGAAGCGGTCTGGCAACTTACTTCGCGCGGCTACGGGCAATCCACCTGTATCGGCATCGGGGGTGATCCGATCAATGGGATGTCGCATCGCGACGCGGTCCAGCTCTTCGCCGAAGATCCCGATACGGAGGCGTTAATCGTCATCGGGGAAATAGGCGGCTCGGGGGAAGAAGAAGCCGCGGAATGGATCAAGGAAAATTACCGGAAGCCAGTCGCCGCGTTCATCGCCGGGGCCACGGCGCCTCCGGGCCGGCGGATGGGTCACGCGGGTGCGATTGTCTCGGGTGGGAAGGGGACGGCCGCTGGAAAAATCGAAGCGCTTAAGGCCGCGGGCATCGCCATAGCCGAAACACCAGCGACGATGGCGGACACCTTGATTGCACGGATGAAGAGCCGCGGGTAG
- a CDS encoding citrate synthase — protein sequence MTVSRGLEGVIANSTALSDVLGDKGQLIYCGYDINELVGKVSYKEVVYLLWHRKLPNRKELETFIRELRSQRQLPGPVIDFLKSAPKDANPMDVMRTAISMLGLYDPDAGKVITPEVNRTRATSITAKIGVIAAYFHRARQGKSLPPVRDDLTEAEHFLYLMCGEPQSKEASDTLDVAFILHADHGMNASTFSARVTISTLSDFYSAITAAIGTLKGPLHGGANEGVIHMLEEIGSEDKVDAYVEKQLAEKKKIMGIGHRVYKTLDPRAPHLRAMAVKLSEKLGEPKWIRMSERIAQIMKEKKNLNANVDFYSATVYYSLGIPTDLFTPIFAIARCSGWCAQVLEQLEDNRLYRPLSEYVGEPVGKKVVPLDERP from the coding sequence ATGACTGTTTCACGCGGACTCGAAGGCGTCATCGCGAATTCCACCGCCCTGAGCGACGTGCTCGGCGACAAGGGACAGCTGATTTATTGCGGCTACGACATCAACGAGTTGGTGGGCAAAGTCAGTTACAAGGAAGTCGTTTACCTGCTTTGGCACCGCAAGCTTCCTAACCGGAAAGAGCTGGAAACTTTCATTCGCGAACTGCGCAGCCAGCGGCAATTGCCGGGGCCGGTCATCGATTTCCTGAAGTCCGCCCCGAAAGACGCTAATCCCATGGACGTGATGCGGACGGCGATCTCGATGCTCGGGCTTTACGATCCGGATGCCGGGAAAGTCATCACCCCGGAAGTGAACCGGACCCGCGCAACTTCGATCACGGCGAAGATCGGCGTGATCGCGGCTTACTTTCATCGAGCGCGCCAGGGGAAATCGCTTCCGCCGGTGCGCGACGATCTGACCGAAGCGGAACACTTCCTCTATTTAATGTGCGGCGAGCCGCAATCGAAGGAAGCGAGCGACACGCTCGATGTCGCGTTCATTCTCCATGCCGACCACGGGATGAACGCCTCGACTTTCAGCGCCCGCGTCACGATCTCAACCCTCTCGGATTTCTATTCGGCGATCACGGCGGCAATCGGGACGTTGAAAGGCCCGCTCCACGGCGGCGCGAATGAGGGCGTAATCCACATGCTCGAGGAAATCGGGAGCGAAGACAAAGTCGACGCCTACGTCGAGAAACAGCTCGCGGAAAAGAAGAAAATCATGGGCATTGGCCACCGGGTTTATAAGACGCTCGATCCGCGCGCGCCCCATCTGCGCGCGATGGCGGTGAAACTGAGCGAAAAACTGGGCGAACCGAAATGGATCCGGATGTCGGAACGGATCGCCCAGATCATGAAGGAGAAGAAGAACCTGAACGCGAACGTCGATTTCTATTCAGCGACTGTCTATTATTCCCTCGGCATTCCGACGGATTTGTTCACCCCGATTTTCGCGATTGCCCGCTGTTCCGGGTGGTGCGCCCAGGTCCTCGAGCAACTCGAAGATAATCGCCTCTATCGGCCCCTGAGCGAATACGTGGGTGAGCCCGTCGGCAAGAAAGTCGTGCCCCTCGACGAGCGCCCGTAG
- a CDS encoding acyloxyacyl hydrolase yields the protein MKSFRIAFLALLLGSLAPLACAGTDRISTHFTSGTVEAPSFEVAAETAYMLGIIGNPNSYEVAAQFFTARWRWGVVERDSWLQGYNQVYALFMVEPLLRGPENFYYGISVGLRYNFAKPGARFVPYVSGGIGLGWLDSHSEIFGAQGQDFTFNILTATGVSYKVNDHFKLNAGILYQHYSNGGQTDPNPSVNLLGPQVGVTYVF from the coding sequence ATGAAAAGTTTCCGAATTGCATTTCTCGCTCTCTTGCTGGGCTCGCTGGCGCCGCTGGCCTGTGCGGGGACGGATCGCATTTCCACCCACTTCACGAGTGGGACGGTGGAAGCGCCGAGCTTTGAAGTTGCGGCCGAAACCGCTTACATGCTGGGCATCATCGGGAACCCCAACAGCTACGAAGTGGCCGCGCAGTTCTTCACCGCCCGATGGCGCTGGGGAGTGGTCGAACGCGACAGCTGGCTCCAGGGTTACAACCAGGTCTACGCCCTCTTCATGGTCGAGCCGCTCCTCCGCGGACCGGAGAATTTCTATTACGGCATCTCGGTCGGGCTCCGTTACAACTTCGCCAAGCCGGGGGCGCGTTTTGTTCCCTACGTCTCGGGAGGGATCGGGCTCGGCTGGCTCGACAGCCACTCGGAAATCTTCGGCGCGCAGGGGCAGGACTTCACCTTCAACATCCTCACGGCCACCGGCGTTTCCTACAAGGTGAACGACCATTTCAAACTGAATGCCGGAATCCTTTACCAGCATTATTCCAACGGCGGCCAGACCGATCCGAACCCGAGCGTGAATCTTCTCGGGCCCCAGGTCGGTGTTACCTACGTCTTCTAG